In Dama dama isolate Ldn47 chromosome 9, ASM3311817v1, whole genome shotgun sequence, the following proteins share a genomic window:
- the LOC133061579 gene encoding olfactory receptor 7A17-like, with protein MEPRNITGVSQFLLMGFSEETELQPLIFGLFLSMYLITVFGNLLIILAVSSDLHLHTPMYFFLSNLSFVDICFTSTTIPKMLVNIQTENKVITYEGCIIQMHFFTLFIGLDIFLLTVMAYDRFVAICRPLHYMVIMNPRLCGVLVLVSWIMSALHSLLESLMVLRLHLQHMAPRNITGVSEFLLMGFSEDPELQPLMFRLFLSMYLITVFGNLLIILAVSSDSHLHTPMYFFLSNLSLVDICLSSTTIPKMLWNIQTQSKGITYEGCITQIYFFTLFVVLDIFLLTAMAYDRFVAICHPLHYIVIMNPWLCALLVLLSWIISLLHALLEIITVLRLSFCTVLEIPHFFCELNQMIQLARSVIFLDKAVMYFIPLLLAGGSLVCILYSYSKIVSSICGISSAWGKYKAFSTCASHLSLVSLFYCTGIGVYLRSTTTHSSHSDATASILYAVVTPLLNPFIYSLRNKDLKRALKILYGKKSIK; from the exons ATGGAACCAAGGAACATAACAGGAGTTTCACAATTTCTTCTTATGGGATTTTCAGAAGAAACAGAATTGCAGCCCCTCATCTTTGGGCTTTTTCTCTCCATGTACCTGATCACTGTATTTGGAAACCTGCTCATCATCCTGGCTGTCAGCTCAGACctccacctccacacccccatgtacttcttcctctccaacctgtccTTTGTAGACATTTGcttcacctccaccaccatcccaAAGATGCTGGTGAATATACAGACAGAGAACAAAGTTATAACTTATGAAGGCTGCATTATCCAGATGCATTTTTTCACACTCTTTATAGGATTGGACATCTTCCTCCTGaccgtgatggcctatgaccgcttcgTGGCCATCTGCCgtcccctgcactacatggtcATCATGAACCCCCGTCTCTGTGGAGTGCTGGTGCTGGTATCCTGGATCATGAGTGCGCTGCATTCCTTGTTAGAAAGCTTAATGGTGTTGCGACT TCACCTCCAACACATGGCACCAAGGAACATAACAGGAGTTTCAGAATTTCTTCTCATGGGATTTTCAGAGGATCCAGAATTGCAGCCTCTCATGTTCAGACTTTTCCTCTCCATGTACCTGATCACTGTGTTTGGAAACCTGCTCATCATCCTGGCTGTCAGCTCagactcccacctccacacccccatgtacttcttcctctccaacctgtccTTGGTAGACATCTGTTTATCTTCCACCACCATCCCAAAGATGCTGTGGAACATCCAGACACAGAGCAAAGGTATCACCTATGAAGGCTGCATCACCCAGATCtattttttcacactctttgtaGTCCTGGACATCTTTCTCTTGACCgcaatggcctatgaccgctttgTGGCCATCTGTCACCCCCTGCACTACATCGTCATCATGAACCCCTGGCTCTGTGCACTGCTGGTGCTATTGTCCTGGATCATCAGTCTCCTGCATGCCTTGCTGGAAATCATAACTGTATTGCGGCTGTCATTCTGTACAGTCTTAGAAATCCCTCACTTTTTCTGTGAGCTCAATCAGATGATCCAACTTGCCAGGTCTGTCATCTTTCTTGATAAAGCAGTAATGTATTTTATCCCTCTGTTGCTGGCTGGTGGTTCCCTCGTGTGTATCCTTTATTCCTACTCTAAGATAGTTTCCTCCATATGTGGAATCTCATCGGCTTGGGGGAAGTATAAAGCATTTTCCACCTGTGCATCTCACCTCTCACTTGTCTCCTTATTTTATTGTACAGGCATAGGAGTATATCTTCGCTCTACTACTACCCACAGCTCACACTCAGATGCAACAGCCTCAATATTGTACGCTGTGGTCACCCCCTtgctgaaccccttcatctacagcctgagaaataaagacttaAAGAGGGCTCTGAAAATACTCTACGGAAAGAAATCTATAAAATAA